Within Chromatiales bacterium, the genomic segment TGTAGGTTGATGATTTTCCAACCAGTCCATCCATTCATTAATAGAGATGCGTGGGATGACACCGCGCACCACGAATGAGTTATCCTCATCGGCTTCGTAAGGATAGGCGATATGTGGTGAAAAATAGAGTAAGCCAGTTATCGTTTCGGCTTCGTCCATTTGCAACACCAAGCGTAGGCGGTTGCCGTAATCCAATTGGTAGTCTTTGCTGTCTTCTTTAATATTTACGATTAATGTAGTATCGATTCTCTCACCAGCGCGTTTATACAACGGCGCCGGTGCATTGACTGCTAGAGTTTCTAGGTCGGAATTCAATTTAAGTTGTAGCGCACCTGGTGGTGTGGCATGCAGCGGTGGAATTAGCAGTTCTGCTCGCCAAGTATCGGCGGCCGAGTTGAAGATATTTGCTGGTAGCGAGGCTGTCTGTAAATAGTCGATAGGGAAAGGCATGCGGGTTTCTAACTTAAGTAGCGTTGAGCCTTCATTAGCTTCGGCTGAAGCAGTCAGTGGATAGGTATCGTTCAGTAATGCTTGAATATTGTCCGAGCGCCCACCTAGTTTATTGAAATACAATCGCCCTTGTAACTGTTTGAAGTCTAACTCTGATGTTTTTAGCTTTAGGCTTGCGCCATCTAAGTCTATATAGCCCTCTACATAAGTCTCGCGTTCAACGGCACGACTAAGTGGTGTCATCACTTTTAGGTTCATATTTACATTGCCATCGGCTGCTAGGTTTGAGATGAGAAGACTGTCGGGGTTAATCAAACCGCTGGTTGTGACATAACTTAAAATATCAGCCAGCGGTCCTCGTCCTTGTCCATAAATTTCTATATAAGGTTCAGTGATATCTTCAATTAAAACGGTAGCGTCTTCGCTGTAGAAATCCATGGTGCGCAGATTATCAGCGCGTATTTTCAGTGTTCTATTTTCGAGCAAAAAGTCTAAATTAAGTTCCTTGAGTGCGGGGTCTTTGTTACGGTAAAGCAAGTCAAGGTCCGATGCTTGAGCTTGTACCCGCCATAGTCCGGCATCTTGAGCGAAAGGAAAATCAGGATTGCCGTCGATAGACAGTTCGACTTGCTCAATAGTGCCGCCGCGCAAGCCATTATTGAGCCAATTTTCAAGTTCAGGATGGAGTGTTTGAGGTGGAATCCACTGCTTGACTTCAAGGGCCGACAGATTATTCAATTGCAGTGATGACTGCAGATGTTTATCTTTGTTATTTTTAATTGTATAGATGATATTACCAGAAAGAGTACTATCAGTTCCTTTGATGTAAAGTTGCGCAAGATTCCACTCAGAGTGTTCGGCATTGCCTTTATAAGTGCCGCTTACTTCGATACGCTCTAAGTTCTGCGGCACCGCCCGACCATCTTTATTTACTCTAATATCGTTTAGCATTAATTCTAGTTGTCCGCTTAACGGTTGTGGTAGATCGGCAAATGATTTAGGCAGTGCTACTGGTGGCCAGCGATGCGGCGTTGCAAACCAATCGCTGCTATGACTAGTCTGCAATATTAAGTCAATCATTTGTCTATGTTCGACAGTTTTAGCAGAGCTGTGTTCAATACTAAGGTTGGTTTGCATATAGGAGAGTAGTTGATTGTATATCGAAGGAGAGAGGTGATCGGCATAGATCCGCAGGTTGCTGAAATAATTGTCCTTATCTTGTATTTGAAAGATTGCCAGATCGGCATTTTCAATAATCGCTGCATCGCTTTGTAGCGATAGATTAGCAAACCCTAATTCTCTACTATCTTCTTCAGCTTGCCAATGTACATCAGTGCTCAGATGCGAGATTGAGTAATTAGGAGTTAAATAATTGTTCAGGGAAAGCGTACCGACCAAGCTTTCTAATCCGCCGCGATAAGATGCGTATCCCCATAATTCGGTTTGCAATTGACCGTCGTGCGCAGCCTGTATTCCTGCTAGTCTATAGATACCAGCTAATTTTAAGCCCTCGCTACGAATATAGAATTCGCCCGCTGGATTGATTATATTGTGGTCAAGCGTGGTCGTTAAGTTTAGGTTTTGTCCTAATGTCTGAGGCAGTTCAGTGACTAAGTTTAATTGGGTCTGATGAAGTTCGGGGCTGATGATGAAATGTTTTACCCGAAAACTTTGCCGAATCTCGTCATACTTATTATCCCAGTGTATTAGCACATCGTGAAATCCTAAGTCGAAATAGTCTACGGATATGGCTTTGGTGAGCAGTTGTGTCGGATTAAATTGTCGTTCGGGTAGACTCCATTGTCGGTCAATCTGTGGTAATCGTACTAATTTGTTTTCTAAATCAGTGCTGATTACTAATTCTATGCCAGCCATCTGTACTGAACTGATGCGCGGTGCAGCGTGTAGTGCCGAACTCAATATATCGATGACAATTTCCATTTGCTCAACCTGCAACGGGCGGTTTGAGTTTTTGTCGGTCGTCAGTTGCACTTGTTGGGCATAAATAACCGGATTAATAAAATCGACCTGTCCGTTAATCTCGGCGATTGATATATCCAGATTGAGTACTTTAGAGATTTGTGAGGCAATTGCTTCGCGATAATGTTCTATATCGTAGACGAACCATCGCGCCGCTAGGCTAATCAGTGCGATGACGCTGAGCGTTACTGCTAGAATAGTTAAAATCCAACCAAAGCGCGAATGTTTGCTATTATTCATTGCTTTGTTATGGTAGTCGGTGGGTGTAGCAACCGCTCATCACTAATGCACTAGGATTTTTCGACTTTGCTTTTAATTTCATATAACTTGGCATGCGCTTCACGCGGGCTGAGTCCATCAACATCTAGTTGGGAGAGGAGGGTAGTGAGTTCATTATCGGTTTCAATCTTTGGGGTTACTGCTGCTGATAATTCTAAATCCATTTGCCGACTACCGTTGTTTTGTTTTTGTTGTGCTTCCAACTGATGTAGTTTTTGTTGGGCAACATTGACGACACTCTCTGGCACTCCAGCGAGCCGCGCCACCTGCAAACCATAGCTTTTATTAGCTGGACCAGCTTTGACTTTGTATAAAAAGATTATTTTTTCCTTATGTTCAATCGCATCTATATGCACATTATGTACGGTTGTATAGTGTTGGTCTAGAGAAGTCAATTCAAAATAATGACTGGCAAACAAGGTCAGCGCAAAATTATGCTCTGCGAGATGTGCTACACAAGCCCAAGCCAAGCTCATACCGTCGAAGGTACTAGTGCCGCGTCCTATTTCGTCCATCAAAATCAGGCTTTGTTTAGTCGCATTATTGAGTATATTGGCGGTTTCGGTCATCTCGACCATAAAAGTAGAGTGCCCTGATGTAATGTCGTCCGCAGCGCCGATGCGTGTAAAAATCCGATCTATAGGCCCGATGGTCGCTTGGTCAGCTGGTACATAAGCACCGATGTGTGCGAGCAATACAATTAATGCGGTTTGTCGCATATAAGTTGATTTGCCACCCATATTAGGTCCGGTGATAATCAGTATGCGTCGCTGTTCATCCATATACAAGTCGTTAGGTATGAACTCTCGGTCCATCGTACGCTCGGCGACCGGATGGCGACCACCAACGATTTTAATGCCAATTTGATCAGAAAATGACGGCCGGCAATAATGATACTGCTGTGCGCAACACGCGAGACTATTGTATACATCAAGTGCCGCTAGGCCTTTCGCACATGCTTTGAGTTCTTCGAGTTCAGGTAACAAGCTCTGTAGCAATTCTAGGTAGATCTTTTTCTCGTACGCTAGTGCTTGTTCTTGAGCGGCGAGTGTACGTCCTTGAAACTCGCGTAACGCTGGGATAGTAAAACGAGCAGCATTTTTTAGTGTTTGTACACAGTGATAGTCTTCGGGCACATGTTTGGCTTGTGTTCTGGTAATTTCTATATAATAGCCGTGTATTTTATTGTAGGCGATGCGCAGGTTAGCTAAACCGCTACGTTGTTTTTCGTCTTCCTCCAGTTTGATTAGATAGTCGTCAGCGTGGCTACTCAAAGCACGCAATTCATCTAATTTAGCATCAAAGCCTTGTTTGATAACGCCACCGTCTCTTATCGTCGCCGGCGGTTGATCTTTTATCGCTTTTTTTAATGTTTCGGTAGTTGTCTGTTTAACATTGAGTGCAGTATCTATTTTTTGTATTAGCACCACCTCGGCGGATTTTAATAAGGCTTTGATGTCCGGTAATACCTCCAGTGTTTCGCACATGCCGCGCAAGTCCCTAGGGCGGGCGGTTAACAAAGCAATGCGCGAGATAATGCGCTCTAGATCACTGATTTTTCTAAGTTGTTGCGTAAGATTTTCTTTGTCACCGTTGTTCAATAGCCACTCAACCGCATCCAAGCGATTGTTGATACGCTGATGATCTTTTAAGGGTTGCCCGAACCATCGGCGCAGGCAGCGGCTACCCATAGCTGAACTCGTTTTATCATAAATTGCCACCAAGCTATGTTTATCGTCCCCGCGGATAGTACTGTCTATTTCAAGGCAGGCGCGACTCTCGGCATCTAGCGCAATATAGTCTTTTAAGTGTTCGACGCTTAGTTTGGATAAGTGCGGTAGCAAGGTTTTCTGGGTTTCCTTCAAATAACTAAATAATGCACCGGCGGCACAGATTGCAGCAATCATCTGTGCGCATCCAAAACCACTTAAATCGCGGGTGTTCATTTGTTCGCAGAGGATGCGGTGGCAATGGTCATAGTTATAGTGCCACGGTGGGCGGGTAGTGCGTTGTGCCGTTGTCGAAATGGCTAAGTCTTGGTCTTCTGCTACGAGTATCTCCGAAGGTTGTAGCCGTTTGATTTCGGCATTTAAGCTCGTTATGTTCTCACATTCGTATAGCGTGAAATTGCCACTGCTGAGTTCGACAGTGGCGATACCATAGCAGTCTTTATTGTCATGTATAGAGATCAGCAAGTTTTCTTTTTTTTCTTGCAGCAAGCTCTCTTCAGTGAGGGTGCCGGGTGTGATAATACGCACTACCTTTCGTTCTACCAACCCTTTAGTTGCTTTAGGATCGCCTACCTGATTGCATAGCACCACAGATTCGCCACGCTGTACCAGCTTGGCAATATACGACTCAACTGAGTGCACTGGTACGCCGGCCATCGGAATAGGTTCTTTATCAGAACGACTGCGCGAGGTCAGCGTGATATCAAGCAAACGAGATGCTACTTTAGCGTCGTCATAAAATAACTCGTAGAAATCGCCCATTTGATAGAGTAATAACAAGTCAGGATATTGAGACTTGATGTCTAAATACTGTTGCATACTTTGTGTGTGTTTAATCTCTGGCATGGCTAGGCTGAAACTGGGTATTCGTTAATTTGTGGATTCTAGAATACATTATACAATTATCAGCGAACAGCCGATGTTATGTTACGGTTATGCCTGATACTTTAGATGATAAATCGCTCTACGACACAATAAGTAACCGCCTTGCCACCATATTGCGTGCGCGTGGCATGAGACTTGCTACTGCTGAGTCGTGTACTGGTGGATGGATCGCTAAAGCCTGCACTGATATACCCGGCAGTTCGGCTTGGTTTAGTGCGGGATTGGTGACCTACAGCAACGAGGCGAAACAAACCGTGCTTGGCATAGATGCTTCGTTGCTCAGTGAACACGGTGCGGTGAGCTACCAAGTCGTCGCACAAATGCTTGACCATACCTTAGGCAAAGTCACTGATGCCGATATTGCAGTTGCAGTCAGTGGTATCGCTGGTCCCGATGGCGGTTGTGCTGCTAAACCAGTTGGCACAATATGGCTTGGGTGGCAATTACGCGGTGGCACACCGCGCATACGACATTTCAACTTTGTCGGCAGCCGTAGCGACATTCGCCGCACAACTGTTGCTCATGCCGTGCAAGGTATCGTGCAGTTACTGCAGGAAGGTTAGTCAGTATAAGAGGCTACCGATATC encodes:
- the mutS gene encoding DNA mismatch repair protein MutS, with product MPEIKHTQSMQQYLDIKSQYPDLLLLYQMGDFYELFYDDAKVASRLLDITLTSRSRSDKEPIPMAGVPVHSVESYIAKLVQRGESVVLCNQVGDPKATKGLVERKVVRIITPGTLTEESLLQEKKENLLISIHDNKDCYGIATVELSSGNFTLYECENITSLNAEIKRLQPSEILVAEDQDLAISTTAQRTTRPPWHYNYDHCHRILCEQMNTRDLSGFGCAQMIAAICAAGALFSYLKETQKTLLPHLSKLSVEHLKDYIALDAESRACLEIDSTIRGDDKHSLVAIYDKTSSAMGSRCLRRWFGQPLKDHQRINNRLDAVEWLLNNGDKENLTQQLRKISDLERIISRIALLTARPRDLRGMCETLEVLPDIKALLKSAEVVLIQKIDTALNVKQTTTETLKKAIKDQPPATIRDGGVIKQGFDAKLDELRALSSHADDYLIKLEEDEKQRSGLANLRIAYNKIHGYYIEITRTQAKHVPEDYHCVQTLKNAARFTIPALREFQGRTLAAQEQALAYEKKIYLELLQSLLPELEELKACAKGLAALDVYNSLACCAQQYHYCRPSFSDQIGIKIVGGRHPVAERTMDREFIPNDLYMDEQRRILIITGPNMGGKSTYMRQTALIVLLAHIGAYVPADQATIGPIDRIFTRIGAADDITSGHSTFMVEMTETANILNNATKQSLILMDEIGRGTSTFDGMSLAWACVAHLAEHNFALTLFASHYFELTSLDQHYTTVHNVHIDAIEHKEKIIFLYKVKAGPANKSYGLQVARLAGVPESVVNVAQQKLHQLEAQQKQNNGSRQMDLELSAAVTPKIETDNELTTLLSQLDVDGLSPREAHAKLYEIKSKVEKS
- a CDS encoding CinA family protein gives rise to the protein MPDTLDDKSLYDTISNRLATILRARGMRLATAESCTGGWIAKACTDIPGSSAWFSAGLVTYSNEAKQTVLGIDASLLSEHGAVSYQVVAQMLDHTLGKVTDADIAVAVSGIAGPDGGCAAKPVGTIWLGWQLRGGTPRIRHFNFVGSRSDIRRTTVAHAVQGIVQLLQEG